In the genome of Parasteatoda tepidariorum isolate YZ-2023 chromosome 10, CAS_Ptep_4.0, whole genome shotgun sequence, the window TGCCCGGCTGTTTGATGTGATCTCATTGGTAGAGGAAGGTTTTGATTCAAATAAATGGTTAGTTCaactaacttaatttttacCTGGTATTTTCATGGCATTACTAGTATGAATAGACTATAGACTTCATTAACACATTGCCGCACACTTTCAATTTGAGGATCATGGtcagaaacacattttttaatagtttatgatTACCATATGAAATTGAGCATCAGCCAtacgtttaaaaagaaaattatcacattttgtcACAAACTCTCGACAACTGTTATCGTTATTTGCTcacagagaaattttttttcttttgcagagCAAATGACAGATCGTAAGAATGAATAATAAACGAATAAATGAGTCGATACATTTCGTACTAATCATGTtccttttttattgattaaaatatgcaGGGTAGCTATAGCTTTTACTTAACTACGCATCACCAAACATAAGACGGCTATAGACGTTATTTGCTGCAATGTGTTGAAGCCCAATTTCAAAAGCCCTATGGTCACATAAGTGACACTTTTTAGTATATATGCTACTTCTTATACGTGTTTTAAGTTTGTAATAGTTATTCATGACTATTCGGTTAAGTTTGACCCATCTTTAGATATCACCTAtctattgtaattataaaaaaggtacaaaatgtcaataagaaaaaaaaactccagaGTTTTCCGAAAATGCAAAGCAtttgtgatctaatttttaaaaaatcatttcaatgcATTGTGTcaaaaaaatctacaaatatTGAGAATAATTCAAGATTTTCACCTagtcagaaaaattttgctaaattggcaagttttaaatttttttataattttaggcaTTTTTACTACTTGTTTAGTATAAAGCCCAGATGATTCTTTATAGTAAGACagtttatatagttaaaattattagcttTGCCTCGAGTTAAGGCACTTGAACTATGGCTCATTTATGTTCTTAGGAGAAAGAGCttaaaaaacaaagcatatatatatatataaagcttaATTTTCAGCTAGATTAAAGTATGTgaagctattttaatttaaaattaataagatcaGGGAAGATTACCACAAATTAAAGTCATTTCTCTTCATTGATTCTTAACTGtcatttagaaaatatgaaagaaaacttCTGCTGTTTATcacaaaactaaacattttaaatttcttaggaAGGAAATACACCCCTCCCATACTTTTAACTGATCCTTCTTATCAAATCCCAAGAAGGTTATTGAAGACAATTTGTTATTAAGTAGATATCAACATGAACTTGATATTTTCTCAGCTCCTGAGAACGGATCATTTCTTAGAAAATGGGTGTAAGACATTGCCAATGGGCATTTCTCAATTAAAGGCACTATCTGGCATTTAGTAAATTCTGATGAGTGACTTAGTAGTTTTGCTCACATTATCAAAAAGTGGCGTGTCTGATATCTGAAGAAATACCGTTCTTGAAAATTTGATGAAGATCAGCGACTGATTCCACTGACCAGTGATCCTATAAACTGACGGGCACTGCAACATTTTTTATGTCACTTAAAAATAACACAGAAAATATTTGCGGTACAGtcaaacaataagaaaaaaaaactgcaatgcattcttattttgttattttaaacatagtaaTAGAAAAACAATGCAAAGAAACTATTATAAATGTTCCTAATTTCATGGCAACTTTTAAGCATGGTATATTTAGAAcaatattagaatatattttatttatatttagaatatcGGGCAAAAACTACACACAATTGTTCCCTATTTATAGATCACAAACACACTCTCTTTTGATGAATTTTCAATAATCTATAGAATTTTATggcattatatttattaaattttatggcataatttataaataatattaataataacccatttatttttctatgctaatcctctttaaaaaatcttttttaaaaatattttgtcatttagaGGAAAACAAGTATTgccaaaaatatgaaataaataaattgtaaagtaccaaaaccattaaatattataaatgagatccaatttcataaaatagagGTGGGAAATTTCTTTAGGGNAAGATTACCACAAATTAAAGTCATTTCTCTTCATTGATTCTTATGTCACCtagaaaatctgaaataaaacttCTGCTGTTTATCacaaaactaaacaatttaaatttctcaggaaGGAAATACACCTCTCTCATACTTTTAACTGTTCCTTCTTATCAAATACCAATAAgagtattaaagaaaatttgttatttaagtgGATATCGAAACGAGCTTGACATTTTCTCAGCTCGTGAGAATGGATTTCTTAGAAAATGGGTATAAGACATTGCCAATGGGCGTTTCTCAATTAAAGGCACTATCTGGCAATTAGTAAATTTTGATGAGTAACTTAGTAGCTTTGATTACATTATCaaacattatattataaaaagtcaTAAGTCTGATATCCGAAGAAATACCGTTCTTGAAAATCAGATGATTTGCGACTGATTCTACTAACCAGTGATCTCATAAACCGACGGGCACTGTAACATTTTtcatgtaacttaaaaataacacaGAAAATATTTGCCATACGGTggtcaaacaataataaaaacaaaaaactgcaatgtgttcttaatttgttattttaaacatagcAATCGAAAAAGAATGCACAGAAACTTTTATAAGTGTTCCTAATTTCATGCCAATTTTCAAGTATGGTATATTTAGAACAATATTagagcatattttatttatatttagaatatagGGCAAAAACTACACACAATTGTTCCCTATTTATAGATCACAAAcacaagaattttcaataatCTATAGAATTTTATGGCATAGCAACCTATTTATTTCTCTATGATAatcttccttaaaaaaaattttttttttttaatattttgtcatttagaGGAAAACAGGCATTTCCAAAAATTGTAAAGTACCAAaaccattaaatattataaatgagatccaatttcataaaatagagGTGGGAAATTTCTTTAGGGCGTGAAtttgtgggaaaaaaattaacatcagaataattattaactgtaatATCTGGATTCTCAATGATGTATAAGTTTGTCTACAAGATACATAAGGATTGTATTAATAATAGGTTATTTAATGTGAAGTTTTCGTTTGGGACAAAACAATATACATAAATCAAGAGTTTACagcattcattttataaaaatatttcattataaatacaatttttaaggcttaaatatatacataaacgTTGCATATTGaagttataagtttaaatacaaGTACATGCAATCAAAACTAATTCTGAAATGTaagtatgaaaaacaaattcactgataaaaaaaatgatattgcGAAAGATATTGCTATTGCAATGAGAGTTACAATaaccaacatttaaaataaaatcttagttataatttaacaaCATTTGTAAATGAATATAAGTCTACagactaaatatttaaacaattcccttaaatatttaaatatcaatcttttacatttattaacatGAAAGACTGAGAAcacttaatacatattttaattcttatcacATGGTCCACTTGCATCATTAAAGCGTTACACATAAAGAgctattataaaaagaatataaaatagatctgaaaacaaaattactttaaaataatcagtATAAAGATATGTAGCCATGTGCAAcagcttaaaaaaagaaattgaataaaatttgaataattatcatATCTAATATTGGCTAAAATCAAATCCAACTAAGCATTACATTCAATATTCTAAATGGATTAATTCTgatctaaataaaaatcagacttaatttttcagaaaataaaaaatgcgttACATCAGATCTGAATTTTAGATAAGATAAATATcagactttatttttaaataagaaaaatatcagatctaatttttcaataagaaaaattttatacctaatTTTATGTAACATAAATATCAGATCTAActttatattacataattatatcatATCCAATTTCATATAACACAAATACATCAGATCTTATTTTCAGTTAACATTAATATCAGATCTAATTtcctaaacaaaaatattagatcTAATTAGCATGGAAGGAAAACATTCAATTGAATTTTCATCATTTACAATTATCAGACctcattttcattgaaaattaatactagatctaaattttccttaaaaataaatatcaggtCTAATTTTCAGTGAAATATCAGAtctaatttcattcataaaatttttttctaaagactgcgataaatgaaattttaatgctgCCTTTTTATATTGCATTAGGCAAATGATAAATGTGCTgcaataaaatgtctttttcttttttgtgtgcagaatttcaattttttaagcatgtagaaaaagtttaatttcaatgaCAATGTTCAGTTATATCTACTACAGTTGCTTTTCGCCATCCAAATAAGAAATATCCAATTCCAGCACCCGCAATTACACCTATGCATAACCATACGTTGTATGTCATAAATATCAGCATCAGGAAATAACTAAGTACCATCTGAATGACGTGTAAAGAAGTTTGCAACAGATGAGGCCAACTGAACATACGATtcctgaaatagaaaaaatcagataaatatttatttgtatattaaagttacagtagtttaatttaaataaatgacaagaagaaaataagttcattcattgtttaataattCACTAGGAGGCTtcaccccctgctcgctggcgctcgccaacccccggaactgctctCTTAGTtaatttcggattgcttcgcaatccgatgctcgctttgctcgcgcataggatacgttcttaacgtctagcttctgtatacttttttgaacactgaagttccggaAACTTTAACTgcagaaaattctaaatttgtgcatttcaatattaatttgaaattgcgaacagttcacatatttttcttaatcacactattctaaatttcagttattgagaaaagtaactgttgtaagttttgttttaaagtctttcccaccagatggctaaaaccatgtgttgtaaaacaatatgaaatagtactgaaagtcagatgtaaagcatcggcttcgatgaagataattttgtgagaatttttttgataattcggtgaaaattcacccgattagacatatgatattgtcactacgtgctcttgcgcgtcGAAGCCTATCAATTGAAACATATTAGCgtgttatataatatagatcagccatatgatgctcactatgtgctcttgcgcgccgaagccaatcaactaaaaagtaaaactgttgccaacgcgagaaaagaaatatcatcggttttattgatacatacgtattagcgttttatataatatagattgtATAAATCAAcatttcttgataaaaaatatattttcattttaaaaatttgttttgactAATTATGTTCAGGCAAGAAAGAGATaggaattaatttgaaactttagtATGCGTGGGTAAGCAAGACGTCCAAAAACTAATGGAAATGGCTGAAAAGAGcagaactaaaaatttttgttagtaaaaacgttaaaaaaataaggagttCAAAGAAGACCGGGATCTAGAAGACCTCATTTTCTGAGAAAATGATTAGAATATCATgcttagaatgaaaaaataattagaatatcattctcagaatgaaaaaataatcatataaaattgGATAAGTTCCTTCCCACATTCCTACTACCCTGAAGGCTTGTGATAACATGATACTGCTAGTTCTCACACTTTAAGACTAACCACAAAATGGCTGGGtgacattgaaataaatattttaaagtaatctgCTTCATCCCCTGATCTAAGTTCCATATAGAATTtgccgggaataataaaaaataaacccataaaagcatgaaaaaagaCAGTTAAAAAACTGcagaaagatttgaaaaaattatgggaTGAAACAACTTTTGACACTCGTATCTTTCATAGAATCTGTGCCAAGACGGCTTCAAATGCTTATTGATGTTAAAGGAGAAAGAATTAACTACTGATTTATCTGTATCATATTGCATAAAGATAATATATCtggaaatgtaatttaatttctgatttctattttcatttacttgaataaggaattttttgaaagtctGAAATTTTTTGCTCCGTACTGTAGCAGATCTTTCTCAAgaattatatcatttaaattttccgaTTGGCaacttctaattaaaattaagattttacgctTAAAACTTAGAATAAGTgtcagagaaaaaatatttatgatgtaaaaaatatctttataaacttaaaaattaaaactgcaaatttaaatattttagaaattacaaTGCAATAATCATTTgccagagaaaaaatatttatgaatgacAAGTGTGGCAATTTTCTTCCACAGtggaaaaaatcatgaaaaaaaccATCCTGAAAGAAATAGGTTTCTTCAAATCCAAGTAGAAAATATGCACTAAAATGCAAtgcttgaaaagaaaatgaatttaacgaagttcttaagaaataaaaactgtagttcttcaatactttataaaatgattaaaaggtAAACCCAAACAATTAAAATCTCCcaacaatttaaagaatttcaagaAGACTATTATAATTAGccatcaaaagaaattttttagcaaaaatttccccctgatttttttaagctaatttgaAACTTCTCAAGTGTTAAACGTTCTTCAGATTTTTCCTTGAGCTACATTAAGCCTGTTTAtgagatttattataaaaatgggatttttaaatgaaaataattatgcttCAAAAACTATCAGTTACATTAGTTAACCTttcaaaacaagtttatttCGAAATGTTTGTTAAAAGACAATGTGAATGACTTAAAATCAAATAGAATCAATCAGTTATCAAATCAAAAATCCATAAGACAGGCAAataatacagaataaaaaaacaaaaatttgacatttttttttttaaataagttaatttagaattaaaaaccttaagaatttttattgaaaagaaattcagaGATCAGTGGATGGgagaattacatatttattagtaCATTACACAGACAGAGAGTAACCCAGTTGGAACATATCCAAGGAAAggactaaaaaaaacattagagtAATAGATAGCCTTCTTGGGCTCAAACTCAATGTTATATTCTGATCAGAACATCCTGATTGCATGGATTGTAACATACAATAGAAAAGGGCTTAAAGAACATCAGAGTAACAGATAGAATTTTTGGGCTCAAACTCAACATTACATTCGGATTGCATGCCGAAGTAGAAGAAAGTTGCTTCAACTATAACATTGTACattcaaacatttatattatttgaaaactttattatattaggaatatattattggttgaaatattgaaaaaggttGTACGAAacagagcaaaatattttttacatgtttttttcctGCACCTTtttcactaatattttaattattcagatATTGATTTCTTCGTCACATAGAAAtccataattttgatcctctacagagaGGATGGCTCTTCCATTTTGGTAGTccaatttaacaaaacaaatttcgtTTATACCGACAGATGCTGAAGTTCAGTCAATGCTATTCTTCAATTGTGATGTGACATCATTCATAATCCTTAGgcaataattgttaataaaaaataaattaaaaaaaaaattttatttggcataaaataatcattatatttcttttaaagaaaaaaggtatatttaatttacaaaacagattggaaataaatattaatttgtgaatgTAATTCAGACCATTGAGCTTTTCTCAAGACTGATTTCAGTCCTCGGGACTGAAAAGTGGCATCCATGCTGCCAACTCAGTCGCTatgaaattatacataaaacattcaaatagatattaaaatttcaaaatgtgaatGAAGAAACTTctcataaaatacattaaaaatagcttaatacaaaaaagtagtttgaaattaCCTTGCAACTTTATGAACCTCTGTCACTGGTTTACCATCTTCTCCAAGTACTGATACCGAAGAATATTccaatgaagtaaaatatttcttaaataagtattctctaaaaaacttaattccttCATAAACCATTGCTAAGATAATTATACCAATGACTGAAAACAATAAACCTGaaagaaatacaattaaaatttaaatatttacataataaatatctaagttaaaaaataagaaattaaattccctaataaaaaaaaatgataattcatAGATtgatttatgttaaataatcgTACTGCTATGGGCAAACCTTTTTTACAAGGAAAAATCAATATCTGTTAAGCATTtaatacaagatttaaaattaattatgaattctaattattacattataaataatagccttattattttatatttatgtctGTAGCCAATGCAATTGACATTGTAACTGATATGAAACGATAATTTGCttgtcattaaaaaagtaaaacatttctaaaaaacttaatttatgccTGGAAAtaataaacctaaaaaaaaatacaattagatttaaatatttacataataaatatctatgttaaaaaaattaatttcctagcaaaaaaataccataattcAGAGAATgatacatattatattattataatgatatGAACAAACCATTTTTACAAATGAATGTCaatattggttaaaaatttaataccagatttcaaattaattaaaaatagtacagtatttttaaatagaattaattaaaaatagtacagTATTCCAAAtagtacagtattttttttaattcaaatgattaaaaaaagcaagctaatatgtttttttttatccttctcaaatttataaattacataatttatatgtttacaCATCTTAATGGTACTATATAGTTCTTTTTAAcgattttcacaaattaaaataaatgataaattatttggaatgaaaaataatatctctgatactaaaaataaatcatggtACATATTATAGAAAAGTAGCATTATTACAGTACATCCGTGTCTGTAACAATTGCTATGAACAGTGTAACAggtattaaacaataaattcgacattttgttacaattataaTAGCAAAAAGGTGCTACCATTTCACTGTCATTCACTGCCCAAAAccattttactgttatttatatcaaaattaaatgcaacTTAACACCTGAAAATGCCTTTAAAGAAACAGAATCAgttaaagaaaacatattttgaagtaccaaataaaatttaaaaaagtcaaaatttccAAACTTAAACaggaaaaatcaaaagttaactttttatgaaattatatgtatttttaaaagaaaaaaaaccttgataTGTGTAACAAATTTGGTATTGTGGCTTAACTACCACTACTACAACTATTAAatattcactagtatataaaacatgccAACTGAATTgaatcttgaggtaccttttgacagatgaaggttgacattgtcgaaaGCTCTTACCCCACATTGATAACCTGCGCCTACTTCGATACATGATCCAAATTTATCAATTGACTTGTTATTTGTGACTGCGtcctcctcgcactgttgcttctcagtctcatttACACACAATTGTATATTACACACACTTGACAACTAATAGCAATACAGGAGAGACAACAGACACAGCCGTAagcttaatacagctctcacgacaAATGTTCAAAATACGGTGAACTTTTcacagctctcccggtctttcacaaatATGGCAACTAGTAGTATTAGTTCATTGAATTctatctgtgataaaattttggtcGGACAGTATTGTGGCAtgactaccactacaattattaaatatcaattcactagtatataagacatgctaactcgattcaatcctgaggtaccttttgataaatgaaggttgacatagtccaATGCACAAACCCCCAGCATATTATGAGACAAGTTTCCAAGTCGTTGTCAAAAAgctaataataaagatattacacttgtattgaataaataatctcaagaaaTGAAGCAGTAAggcttgattaaaaacttcatccGCTCCTAAAATATACAATTAGGAAATAACATTCGACTTGTTTCAAGAGCTCAAAAATGGCACCAACTTTCCAGACTTGCCAtacatgaattaaaataaacaaaggtgatttgaaatataaagcgtAAAGTTGCCTACaaagaatggaaaaataaaagttagaaacgaaactaaaaaaaacaaacgaaatagtcccgaggggaaaaaaaaaatcacactggCCTGAggggcaaatcagggtaaaacgCATTTCCCTGCACTATGGAGAGGTGGTGAGAAACTAATGTTGCCGATCTGTCTTTTCATGACGTCAACAGAGGTGGCCTTTCTGCACCAAGAAATGGacactgaataaaattaaaatcgtttgggaaaaatcatgtaccttcgaTAGCAATTTCGAAGTCACTGGAGGTCATCTCTAAGAACGACTAACCTCCATCAACAACTATTTTACTGTGGAACGGAGAGTGGTCGCTCcagagaggtttcactgtattagcTTATAACAAGCTAGCTGTAACAACAATTATATGTGATATTGTGAGTTGTCTTCATAACAGACTTTTACTGCGCTCATGTATTTTGCCATaagttgccatttttttttaaaatcaacaattacaagcagtttacttttttttaaaaaataaatgaactaaaaattatattttgagaatcatttaaggaaattaaaaattaaactttttcaagaaaatgtaaaacatgttaaatgttataagtaaaatatacaaaaagaaaattttcatttaaatattttaagttactaaattaaagtatttagtaatgaaaaaaaaagttacaaaatatttttcacacctTGTTAGccttcatttcttaaaaaaattccctttcatAATCAGCTATTATagcaatacaaaataaaaattatataacatgaaaaaaaaaggcataacTTTAAATACCACAGatagaaattgcattttttctgTACCAAGAATATCAAAAGTAATGTTATTCTTCAAAAACAAACATTCAGAAATGAAAAGTCTTCAATAGCTTTTATACTTAAGAGCCctataacttttatttgttaattataaatttccctAATGAATTTCTCATTAATCACTGTTTTAACGCAATCTCGATATggtgaacattttaatttaatcttaaaactttctcattgcagtattttttaaaatttttatcattaaatatctgttatattttctttaaaaaagtacttagtATTTCTCAAAACAATACATAGTTAATGAACAAGTGATCAAACCTGCTGTGGTCGATGTAGtccattctttaaaaagaatagttGCGTCAACtccaaaataaaagaacatctaaaaaagaaacgaattaaaatataattaaatcaagGAAAAGCTTTAATTGATTtgatgaaataacaaaaataaaaagcattcaaCTGTATTcaataataactttaatgatatactaactttttttgtttatagtaaCTACATTTACTCATGGATAGTTTTAATAGGAAATTTGCTattgggaataaaaaaaaaactatgctttGACTAACGTTTATCTTGACTATGCATCAGttcaataagttaaaataaaaattattaaatttaatccttttatCTCCCACATATCAAAAcactctaaaataaaaaaagttaggcATTTCTTTGTAAtgtgaaataaagtaatatttccaTATCGGTACTTGCTCATGCCAAATACAACCGCCAAGGCTCAAATGAATTGagtaaaactagtttatttttttaaacaacatagatttaaaaataaaaaatcgattAACTGTACACGAAATAAAACaggttttgttaaattttggtACTTgtcaaagaatttaatttcttatgaaaatgTGTCATgtcgtatattttaaaattcaaaatgtttttggttggtcattagaaaattaaatcataaaaaagaaggaaaatgagTTGGAAGTTAATATttgaatgtaattataattaggtaaataagttttttaaatggaagccaaaattttacaatttatgtcATTAAGATAAAGATATGATTAGAAAAAGTAACATAACATGAAGATGACcaacttttttacttttct includes:
- the LOC107453598 gene encoding high affinity copper uptake protein 1 — translated: MADHSHHHHHGMHDSHPMEDESTTMFSSLPTTAATILQAVMSTVMTGDTHGHHHHTSTDNQHIGHHMSSDQAATAITPSSDVHASHVAAGGDHGMQMFFYFGVDATILFKEWTTSTTAGLLFSVIGIIILAMVYEGIKFFREYLFKKYFTSLEYSSVSVLGEDGKPVTEVHKVARNRMFSWPHLLQTSLHVIQMVLSYFLMLIFMTYNVWLCIGVIAGAGIGYFLFGWRKATVVDITEHCH